From a single Solenopsis invicta isolate M01_SB chromosome 6, UNIL_Sinv_3.0, whole genome shotgun sequence genomic region:
- the LOC105194192 gene encoding uncharacterized protein LOC105194192 — protein MTSFGRGRGWSSISPQTDQGLRRPGVAASGTNKVLKDIIDKIVSYDERESDSSQLIQEIVDLLTIAVNEDNLGLVCDSLWKQAIHHSMTTKIAVIFSDNKVFLLENNDNKNIRNRFLHFLQDNYMSREKDLLEDPKVFANKVLLHAEVYYHMKLSNGSKLKVLAAPLIQYLEDLLQNNPKDNIYFIMIQILRSGKDFYAACPGKLENLIMTIRQLLVKENLHSPENYAALLLVIELANNNYEIKDTQVKHFYLSNIKSLSFEYPFSHEELKVIATTKTENDNQSQEVDNNQQIVKEETKNDVSEHGTFSKNYSVPRAIRGSGALDKSKKGTNINAKSNSLETPPRERNKAWGHDDRFHEHYE, from the exons ATGACTTCGTTCGGACGCGGCCGCGGATGGTCCAGTATATCCCCTCAAACTGATCAGGGTCTACGTAGGCCAGGGGTTGCCGCGTCCGGCACCAACAAGGTTTTGAAGGACATAATAGATAAGATAGTTTCTTACGACGAGCGCGAGAGCGACTCGTCACAGCTGATCCAGGAAATTGTGGATCTGCTGACTATCGCGGTCAACGAGGACAATCTAGG GTTAGTGTGCGACTCCCTTTGGAAACAGGCTATACACCACTCAATGACCACAAAGATAGCAGTGATATTTAGTGACAACAAGGTCTTCCTGTTGGAAAATAatgataacaaaaatatacgAAACCGCTTCTTGCATTTCCTGCAGGATAACTATATGT CTAGGGAAAAAGATCTTCTAGAAGATCCAAAGGTATTTGCCAATAAGGTCCTACTTCATGCAGAAGTTTACTATCATATGAAATTGAGCAATGGCTCTAAATTAAAGGTATTAGCTGCACcgttaattcaatatttagagGATCTGCTGCAAAACAATCCCaaggataatatttatttcatcatgATACAG ATTCTCAGATCTGGTAAAGATTTCTACGCAGCATGTCCaggaaaattagaaaatttaataatgacaaTCAGGCAACTGCTGGTAAAGGAAAACTTGCACAGTCCTGAAAACTATGCAGCATTATTGCTGGTGATAGAATTAGCCAATAACAACTATGAAATTAAGGACACacaagtaaaacatttttatctctCCAATATTAAGTCTCTTTCTTTTGAATATCCATTTTCTCATGAAGAATTGAAGGTGATCGCAACGACAAAGACTGAAAATG ATAATCAATCACAGGAAGTTGATAACAATCAGCaaattgtaaaagaagaaaCGAAAAATGATGTATCTGAGCATGgtactttttcaaaaaattacagCGTTCCAAGAGCGATACGTGGTTCGGGTGCATTGGATAAATCGAAAAAGGGAACTAATATTAATGCAAAATCAAATTCATTGGAAACACCACCAAGAGAAAGAAACAAGGCTTGGGGTCACGATGATAGATTTCATGAACATtacgaataa
- the LOC105205921 gene encoding acyl-CoA-binding domain-containing protein 4 isoform X2 translates to MTTEEKFNAAVNVIRSLPKNGAYQPSHEIMLRFYSYYKQAIEGPCQQSKPAFWEVIKKAKWDAWTRLGNMSRTEAMNNYVEELKKIVETMSYTDNVATFLGSLDSFYESVPAEDLELLVGPVLERIRSQPGSPLSASRETSPHRVMNASRHITSSLETSPTSSRTASPLPQDTDGEEEVFIDTVESAPERAQKDAHKSTTAPQKVQTTAKNGIDSSSTENIIKENIELTNGYSNTNGHTETVSESHRERGRQRTKKDDNKVNAEFLNQIATTMQHLQRDLDRITARVRSLEGQALQALAPQTEHIVRRRYANWWPMRECPPRLFVLLILWPFVAHLLINFMQRYRQRRL, encoded by the exons ATGACGACGGAGGAAAAGTTTAACGCCGCCGTGAACGTAATCAGGAGCCTGCCGAAGAATG GAGCGTACCAGCCCAGTCACGAGATTATGCTGCGCTTTTATTCGTATTACAAACAAGCGATCGAGGGACCTTGTCAACAATCTAAACCCGCGTTCTGGGAGGTAATTAAGAAAGCGAAATGGGACGCGTGGACACGCCTTGGCAACATGAGCCGTACAGAAGCCATGAATAATTATGTGGAGGAATTGAAGAAA ATTGTTGAAACGATGTCCTACACAGATAACGTGGCAACGTTTCTTGGCAGTTTGGATTCCTTCTACGAGAGCGTACCGGCTGAGGATTTGGAATTACTCGTGGGACCAGTACTGGAGCGAATACGCTCCCAACCGGGATCACCATTATCAG CATCCAGAGAAACATCACCTCATAGGGTGATGAATGCTTCTCGGCACATAACGAGTAGTTTGGAAACAAGCCCAACTAGCAGTCGTACTGCGAGTCCGCTGCCACAGGACACTGACGGCGAAGAAGAGGTTTTTATAGATACTGTTGAA TCAGCGCCGGAGAGAGCGCAAAAGGATGCACACAAATCAACTACTGCTCCTCAAAAGGTACAAACTACGGCGAAGAACGGAATCGATTCTTCCAGTACagagaatattataaaagagaACATCGAATTAACTAATGGCTATAGCAACACTAACGGTCACACGGAGACAGTGTCGGAAAGCCATCGAGAGCGaggtagacagagaacgaagaAGGATGACAATAAAGTCAACGCAGAATTCCTGAATCAAATTGCGACGACTATGCAGCATCTACAGAGAGATTTAGATCGCATAACGGCCAGAGTACGAAGTTTAGAAGGACAAGCCCTACAAGCGCTGGCGCCACAGACG gaacACATTGTTAGACGCAGGTATGCAAACTGGTGGCCAATGCGAGAATGCCCGCCGCGCTTGTTTGTTTTACTGATCCTATGGCCATTCGTCGCTCATTTACTTATCAACTTTATGCAGCGTTATCGCCAACGAAGACTGTGA
- the LOC105205921 gene encoding acyl-CoA-binding domain-containing protein 4 isoform X1 gives MTTEEKFNAAVNVIRSLPKNGAYQPSHEIMLRFYSYYKQAIEGPCQQSKPAFWEVIKKAKWDAWTRLGNMSRTEAMNNYVEELKKIVETMSYTDNVATFLGSLDSFYESVPAEDLELLVGPVLERIRSQPGSPLSGSPLASRETSPHRVMNASRHITSSLETSPTSSRTASPLPQDTDGEEEVFIDTVESAPERAQKDAHKSTTAPQKVQTTAKNGIDSSSTENIIKENIELTNGYSNTNGHTETVSESHRERGRQRTKKDDNKVNAEFLNQIATTMQHLQRDLDRITARVRSLEGQALQALAPQTEHIVRRRYANWWPMRECPPRLFVLLILWPFVAHLLINFMQRYRQRRL, from the exons ATGACGACGGAGGAAAAGTTTAACGCCGCCGTGAACGTAATCAGGAGCCTGCCGAAGAATG GAGCGTACCAGCCCAGTCACGAGATTATGCTGCGCTTTTATTCGTATTACAAACAAGCGATCGAGGGACCTTGTCAACAATCTAAACCCGCGTTCTGGGAGGTAATTAAGAAAGCGAAATGGGACGCGTGGACACGCCTTGGCAACATGAGCCGTACAGAAGCCATGAATAATTATGTGGAGGAATTGAAGAAA ATTGTTGAAACGATGTCCTACACAGATAACGTGGCAACGTTTCTTGGCAGTTTGGATTCCTTCTACGAGAGCGTACCGGCTGAGGATTTGGAATTACTCGTGGGACCAGTACTGGAGCGAATACGCTCCCAACCGGGATCACCATTATCAGGTTCACCATTag CATCCAGAGAAACATCACCTCATAGGGTGATGAATGCTTCTCGGCACATAACGAGTAGTTTGGAAACAAGCCCAACTAGCAGTCGTACTGCGAGTCCGCTGCCACAGGACACTGACGGCGAAGAAGAGGTTTTTATAGATACTGTTGAA TCAGCGCCGGAGAGAGCGCAAAAGGATGCACACAAATCAACTACTGCTCCTCAAAAGGTACAAACTACGGCGAAGAACGGAATCGATTCTTCCAGTACagagaatattataaaagagaACATCGAATTAACTAATGGCTATAGCAACACTAACGGTCACACGGAGACAGTGTCGGAAAGCCATCGAGAGCGaggtagacagagaacgaagaAGGATGACAATAAAGTCAACGCAGAATTCCTGAATCAAATTGCGACGACTATGCAGCATCTACAGAGAGATTTAGATCGCATAACGGCCAGAGTACGAAGTTTAGAAGGACAAGCCCTACAAGCGCTGGCGCCACAGACG gaacACATTGTTAGACGCAGGTATGCAAACTGGTGGCCAATGCGAGAATGCCCGCCGCGCTTGTTTGTTTTACTGATCCTATGGCCATTCGTCGCTCATTTACTTATCAACTTTATGCAGCGTTATCGCCAACGAAGACTGTGA